Proteins found in one Pectobacterium atrosepticum genomic segment:
- a CDS encoding DUF1311 domain-containing protein: MKKILIAAAMLAGMSVSTSLWAADCANPSASAEVDSCAKQGKEATEQALNKAWSEAKGRITTTYKADDKLQKEYQQNLVDSQRGWLKYRDSQCKMQAFLAEEGTTAHDTLTNNCISDIDKQRIEQLKLIPYQ; encoded by the coding sequence ATGAAGAAAATTTTAATCGCTGCCGCAATGCTTGCTGGCATGAGTGTCAGCACTTCGCTTTGGGCCGCTGATTGTGCAAATCCTAGTGCAAGTGCAGAAGTTGACAGTTGTGCCAAACAGGGCAAAGAGGCCACTGAACAGGCATTAAATAAAGCTTGGAGCGAAGCCAAGGGTCGTATCACAACGACTTACAAAGCGGATGATAAGCTGCAAAAAGAGTATCAGCAGAACCTGGTGGATTCGCAGCGTGGCTGGCTAAAATACCGTGATAGTCAGTGCAAAATGCAGGCTTTCCTCGCTGAAGAGGGGACCACAGCTCATGACACACTGACCAATAACTGTATTAGCGATATCGATAAGCAGCGTATTGAGCAGTTAAAACTGATCCCTTATCAGTAA